In Solanum pennellii chromosome 7, SPENNV200, the following are encoded in one genomic region:
- the LOC107024258 gene encoding uncharacterized protein LOC107024258, translated as MGRGEWWASSNWCSYKRTTILVCSINIFVALYVLHSYTSPTINAFRYTPDQLTKMEDSNRIRKQLQPLQLIQLINGLKQEFLVDENVLQLPHKIKQKISHEILATLKRVNARDNATLQRDAVESWRRKKLKEARELVNRKTSNSTIAPEEAGLLAQILDVDWAELSEEIGLWIPVAIIHKEHHEKPEGEEEFDNEIIAGRRLPPECNVELHTDYGGDAVRWGLTHPKESAYECCMACLNQAKNAGPNDKKCNIWVYCPSETGCYSPDIYQHKNQECWLKYAEKAKSSFKDRYSETFRKAHPNAPVVVPWMSGVVSV; from the exons atgGGAAGAGGAGAGTGGTGGGCTTCTTCTAATTGGTGTTCCTACAAACGTACCACCATTCTTGTTTGTTCAATTAACATTTTTGTTGCTCTCTATGTGCTTCATTCATACACTTCACCAACCATCAATG CTTTTAGGTATACTCCAGATCAGCTTACCAAAATGGAAGATTCCAATCGAATAAGAAAACAACTACAACCTCTGCAACTTATTCAACTA ATAAACGGATTAAAGCAAGAATTTTTGGTTGATGAAAACGTGCTGCAACTCCCACACAAAATTAAACAGAAGATATCACATGAGATACTAGCAACATTGAAACGTGTCAATGCCCGTGACAATGCAACACTGCAACGAG ACGCAGTTGAAAGTTGGCGccggaaaaaattaaaagaagccAGGGAGCTTGTTAATAGGAAGACATCAAATTCAACTATTGCCCCCGAGGAAGCTG GTCTACTTGCACAAATTTTGGATGTTGACTGGGCTGAGCTGTCAGAAGAAATTGGTCTTTGGATACCTGTTGCAATAATTCATAAGGAACATCACGAAAAACCTGAGGGTGAAGAAGAATTTG ACAATGAAATCATAGCTGGCAGGCGGCTTCCTCCTGAGTGTAACGTTGAACTTCATACGGATTACGGTGGAGATGCAGTCAGATGGGGCCTTACCCACCCTAAAGAATCTGCATATGAGTGTTGCATGGCCTGTTTGAATCAAGCTAAGAACGCTGGACCTAATGACAAGAAATGTAACATATGGGTTTATTGCCCATCTGAGACCGGATGCTATTCTCCGGATATTTATcaacacaaaaatcaagaaTGCTGGCTGAAATAT GCAGAGAAAGCTAAATCAAGTTTTAAGGACCGATATTCTGAGACATTCAGAAAGGCACACCCAAATGCACCAGTTGTTGTTCCATGGATGTCTGGTGTTGTCAGTGTATAA